One Ferrimicrobium sp. genomic window carries:
- the rsmH gene encoding 16S rRNA (cytosine(1402)-N(4))-methyltransferase RsmH, whose amino-acid sequence MSSEPKAAEPFDGSPGQAGDATTELRGNPFVHAPVLVDRVVEGFSERVSASVTIVDATVGLGGHTQRMLDDLSWTHVVGVDRDRQALARSRERLAPYGDRVRLVHGRFGDLTAVTAPLTRAAGVLADLGVSSMQLDDPNRGFSFRFDAPLDMRMDQDGGSMTVAQYLTTVAPKDLVAVLRANGVGSLARRYADALKGQLPVTTGQLAEVIATATPARLRGGRLHPATKVFQALRIRANQEEEELVHFLPAAFSLLDCGGVLQVISYHSGEDRLVKRFARLVETGGCLCPPRVGCTCGARPVGTRLTRHAIVPSEEELTHNPRSRSARLRVLRRSDDDITEAIKRYWEQVPLWHG is encoded by the coding sequence GTGAGTAGCGAACCCAAGGCAGCGGAGCCCTTCGATGGGTCACCCGGCCAGGCCGGCGATGCAACTACGGAGCTGCGAGGGAACCCCTTCGTGCACGCCCCAGTGCTAGTGGACCGTGTCGTTGAGGGATTTAGCGAGCGTGTGAGTGCCTCTGTCACGATTGTCGACGCGACCGTTGGCCTCGGCGGTCATACACAACGAATGCTTGATGATCTCAGCTGGACCCATGTGGTCGGCGTTGACCGTGATCGGCAAGCGTTGGCTCGCTCGCGAGAGCGGTTGGCACCCTATGGTGATCGCGTTCGACTTGTCCATGGACGGTTTGGCGACCTAACGGCCGTGACGGCGCCGCTCACTCGTGCTGCAGGTGTCTTGGCTGACCTCGGAGTGTCGTCGATGCAACTCGATGACCCAAACCGTGGGTTTTCCTTTCGATTTGATGCACCACTCGACATGCGGATGGACCAAGACGGCGGCTCGATGACGGTGGCACAGTATTTAACCACGGTAGCACCCAAGGATCTCGTCGCTGTGTTACGAGCGAACGGTGTTGGATCCCTGGCGAGGCGATACGCCGATGCGCTCAAGGGTCAGCTGCCCGTCACCACCGGTCAATTAGCCGAGGTGATTGCGACGGCAACGCCGGCGCGGCTCCGAGGTGGTCGTCTTCATCCAGCCACCAAGGTCTTTCAGGCGCTACGCATCCGTGCGAACCAGGAGGAGGAGGAGCTTGTCCACTTCCTACCGGCCGCATTTTCCCTACTCGATTGCGGCGGTGTGCTGCAGGTAATCAGCTATCACTCGGGTGAGGACCGTTTGGTTAAGCGCTTTGCGCGTCTTGTTGAGACAGGGGGTTGTCTCTGTCCACCGCGAGTCGGTTGTACCTGTGGGGCTCGGCCAGTTGGCACCCGCCTCACCCGACACGCAATCGTCCCCTCTGAGGAGGAGCTCACCCATAATCCCCGTTCGCGCAGTGCCCGTCTGCGGGTGCTGCGACGTAGTGATGACGACATCACTGAGGCGATCAAACGATACTGGGAGCAGGTCCCCTTGTGGCACGGGTAG
- a CDS encoding penicillin-binding protein 2, with product MTLALVVQLLRVTLLASPSYTNLAVQEAETTVTLPGLRGSILGRNGEVLAMSELRDTVIADPLLIKDPAPEAATLAKLLALPVTQVEGALTVKGGYSVVAQLVTQSVGATIESMALNGELPGINVTPGQARYYPTGSLAEPVIGRVGANDNGLFGLEYQYQNLLAGKNGYEVERTAAGNLPLPDALVKRQAPVQGKNLELTIDPRLQAYAEQAVAGEIQKTNAIGGTAVVMDVATGQILAMVSLTAPPLPGAQPLANGAQPVDVTRALPTQSWINQAVAYAYEPGSVAKIATFTAALQDHLITPTSTEVVPGQLNIDGSIFHDAEPHPTEVLSMRQILAQSSNVGTIEIARRLGPTRLLASFERFGWGEPTGLAFPGETQGYLKPVSQWSPTAIGSTPIGQDQLVTPLQVLDSYNAIANGGVMVTPKLVLGTVSANGHLLPMSSPNPRRIVPKTIDEEMIHLLSGVTGANATAPDANIPGYVVAGKTGTSQKPLHTQAGYQMGAYWGTFVGMVPAQHPVLSAVVMLDQPVPIYGGMTAAPVFSQIMRYALARYGVTPTGGVDSALLPKLPKSSSSRSRE from the coding sequence GTGACGCTTGCGTTGGTGGTGCAGCTGTTGCGTGTGACCTTGCTCGCCTCGCCGAGCTATACGAACCTCGCCGTGCAAGAGGCAGAGACCACGGTGACACTTCCCGGTCTTCGTGGGTCGATCCTTGGGCGCAATGGCGAGGTACTGGCGATGTCGGAGCTGCGCGATACCGTCATCGCTGACCCGCTCTTGATCAAAGATCCTGCTCCTGAAGCTGCGACGTTGGCCAAACTCCTGGCGCTGCCGGTGACCCAGGTTGAGGGTGCGCTTACCGTGAAGGGGGGATACTCTGTGGTAGCCCAGTTGGTGACCCAATCGGTTGGTGCAACCATAGAGTCAATGGCACTCAATGGAGAGCTCCCGGGGATTAACGTCACACCAGGTCAGGCTCGCTACTATCCAACGGGCTCGCTCGCGGAGCCAGTCATCGGAAGGGTTGGGGCTAATGACAATGGTCTCTTTGGTCTGGAGTACCAGTATCAGAACCTTCTCGCTGGTAAAAATGGCTATGAGGTCGAACGGACGGCGGCTGGCAATCTTCCACTACCGGATGCCCTCGTTAAGCGGCAGGCGCCAGTACAAGGCAAGAACCTGGAGCTGACGATCGACCCCAGACTGCAGGCATACGCAGAGCAGGCTGTTGCGGGAGAGATCCAAAAGACGAACGCCATCGGCGGGACCGCGGTCGTGATGGATGTCGCTACTGGGCAGATCTTAGCCATGGTCTCTCTCACGGCCCCACCGCTACCCGGAGCCCAACCGTTAGCCAACGGAGCCCAACCAGTTGATGTCACCCGTGCCCTCCCGACCCAAAGTTGGATCAATCAAGCGGTGGCCTACGCGTACGAACCCGGATCAGTGGCCAAGATCGCGACCTTCACCGCCGCTCTCCAGGACCACCTGATCACCCCAACCTCTACTGAGGTGGTGCCGGGCCAACTCAACATCGATGGCTCTATCTTTCATGATGCAGAGCCTCACCCCACTGAGGTGCTCTCGATGCGCCAGATCCTAGCGCAAAGCTCGAACGTCGGCACGATCGAGATTGCTCGGCGCCTGGGCCCCACTCGTCTCTTGGCCTCCTTTGAACGCTTTGGTTGGGGAGAGCCAACTGGACTTGCGTTCCCGGGGGAGACGCAGGGTTATCTGAAACCGGTGAGTCAGTGGTCACCGACTGCCATTGGTTCGACCCCGATTGGGCAGGACCAGTTGGTGACGCCGCTGCAGGTCCTTGACTCGTATAATGCCATCGCCAACGGTGGCGTCATGGTGACACCAAAGCTCGTGCTCGGCACCGTGAGTGCCAACGGTCATCTCCTTCCGATGTCCTCACCGAATCCGCGTCGAATCGTCCCAAAGACGATCGATGAGGAGATGATCCATCTCTTGTCTGGAGTGACGGGGGCCAATGCGACAGCACCGGACGCAAACATCCCCGGGTATGTGGTGGCTGGCAAAACTGGAACCTCACAGAAGCCGTTGCATACCCAGGCGGGCTATCAGATGGGTGCATACTGGGGTACGTTCGTCGGAATGGTGCCAGCCCAGCACCCTGTTTTGAGTGCGGTGGTCATGTTGGACCAACCGGTTCCGATCTATGGTGGCATGACGGCTGCACCAGTCTTTAGCCAGATTATGCGCTACGCACTCGCCCGTTATGGTGTCACTCCTACGGGTGGGGTTGACTCTGCATTACTACCCAAGCTACCGAAGTCTTCTTCCTCAAGGTCGCGCGAGTGA
- a CDS encoding division/cell wall cluster transcriptional repressor MraZ produces MERTVRSVWQTGEVKAKFFGGYTHSLDLKGRLTLPARFRTSFSDRCYATPSQYGDSCIVIWTVEDFDSFVNAVPPQSWDESLERRRLRDWSRQAFDIEIDRLGRIGLPQPLRTLAGLDHEVLVNGAFGTVELWDPIRWNEYQGSTLSE; encoded by the coding sequence GTGGAGAGGACAGTCCGTTCGGTGTGGCAGACAGGTGAGGTAAAGGCGAAATTTTTCGGTGGCTACACCCACTCTCTTGATCTCAAGGGTCGTTTGACATTGCCTGCTCGCTTCCGCACTAGCTTCTCTGATCGATGTTATGCGACACCGTCGCAATACGGGGACTCATGCATCGTCATCTGGACGGTCGAAGACTTTGATAGCTTCGTGAATGCGGTACCACCACAGAGTTGGGATGAGTCTCTTGAGCGTCGTCGGCTACGTGATTGGAGCCGTCAAGCCTTTGATATTGAGATTGATCGCCTCGGCCGCATTGGTCTGCCGCAACCGTTACGGACGCTCGCGGGCCTCGATCACGAGGTTCTGGTCAATGGGGCATTTGGAACCGTTGAACTCTGGGATCCGATCCGGTGGAACGAGTACCAAGGAAGCACTCTCAGTGAGTAG
- a CDS encoding GNAT family N-acetyltransferase: MEPASLHHIGWDLLDQHLTKLLGAWPPSEDFQIVPTLRRREPMWDGSIRTLLGIFSPTAGTLISMEPLIHTAPIVDNPAPGDRDQWRPRNRRQPTQDGSPNEAFSPNTEHLQSQFDGGHQASPSDVIGHLADHLAIEEDHCFMAYFRFAFHAPNLGRPGVWVPADSSQIPEWLHPFGGKVLVAYGQDGRVVAGVGLKHHDRFARELAVVTEPEARGRGLAKALVAQAAECVLEGGMLPTYLHAPSNLASARVAEASGFIDRGWRMVGLTQAGEAQLRARSLGGAHDWGY; the protein is encoded by the coding sequence GTGGAACCAGCCAGCCTTCACCACATCGGTTGGGATCTCCTCGACCAGCACCTTACCAAACTCCTCGGGGCGTGGCCCCCCAGTGAAGATTTCCAGATTGTGCCAACACTTCGTCGCCGAGAACCGATGTGGGATGGTTCAATAAGAACGCTGCTGGGCATCTTCTCCCCCACCGCCGGGACTCTCATCTCCATGGAGCCCCTCATCCATACCGCCCCCATCGTCGACAACCCGGCACCAGGCGACCGAGATCAGTGGCGACCTCGCAATCGTCGTCAACCAACCCAAGACGGTTCGCCGAACGAAGCATTCTCTCCCAACACCGAACACCTACAATCGCAGTTCGATGGGGGACACCAAGCAAGCCCCTCCGATGTCATAGGTCATCTTGCGGATCATCTCGCAATCGAAGAGGATCATTGCTTCATGGCCTACTTTCGTTTTGCATTCCATGCACCAAACCTGGGAAGACCTGGCGTTTGGGTGCCGGCAGACAGCAGTCAAATCCCTGAGTGGCTACACCCCTTTGGGGGCAAGGTGTTGGTGGCATACGGTCAAGACGGTCGTGTCGTGGCAGGAGTTGGGCTCAAGCACCATGATCGCTTTGCCCGAGAACTCGCTGTCGTGACCGAACCAGAGGCGCGAGGTCGTGGCCTGGCCAAAGCGTTGGTTGCTCAGGCGGCAGAATGCGTGTTAGAGGGCGGAATGCTTCCTACCTACCTTCACGCCCCAAGTAACCTCGCATCCGCACGAGTCGCCGAAGCCAGCGGATTCATCGACCGTGGCTGGCGGATGGTAGGACTCACGCAGGCAGGCGAGGCACAACTGCGCGCACGATCGCTCGGCGGTGCACACGATTGGGGCTACTGA
- a CDS encoding DUF5522 domain-containing protein codes for MEGSRDEWEQRRRYFPSERRFNYDDPLALLRLALHRDAVDDGLESYRDPATGATVLCSTTLLDQGICCSLGCRHCPYTGGRRLVIPGIVDE; via the coding sequence ATGGAAGGATCCCGAGATGAGTGGGAGCAAAGGAGACGTTATTTTCCCTCTGAACGTCGCTTCAACTATGATGATCCGCTGGCGCTTCTCAGGCTCGCCCTGCATCGAGACGCCGTCGACGATGGTCTCGAATCCTATCGTGATCCAGCAACCGGTGCTACCGTCCTCTGCTCTACCACCCTATTGGATCAAGGAATCTGCTGCAGTCTTGGCTGTCGACACTGTCCCTATACCGGCGGTCGCCGATTGGTGATCCCTGGAATCGTGGACGAGTGA
- the ftsL gene encoding cell division protein FtsL, with translation MARVVALPQSPPRERPRRQRPELVLVEPTRRVAKSHTLRNIVIYLIAIALMGMVVLARIAIELEESSVGQLQTEITHAQRTQSDLQLEVAQLSSPERIMSYASAHLHLTLPNSVEVVSGTSTKNAVPLPQSEATNPSLPLPSGQVLSGN, from the coding sequence GTGGCACGGGTAGTTGCACTTCCACAGAGTCCGCCGAGGGAACGACCACGTCGCCAACGCCCTGAGCTGGTACTAGTTGAGCCGACCCGGCGAGTCGCCAAGTCGCATACGCTACGCAACATCGTGATCTACCTGATCGCCATTGCGTTGATGGGGATGGTGGTGCTCGCACGCATCGCGATCGAGTTAGAGGAGTCGTCGGTTGGACAGCTCCAGACAGAGATTACCCACGCCCAGCGTACGCAGAGTGATCTCCAACTCGAAGTAGCGCAACTCTCGTCACCAGAGCGCATCATGAGCTATGCGAGCGCCCATCTCCATCTGACACTACCTAACTCCGTTGAGGTCGTTTCCGGTACGAGCACCAAGAACGCGGTCCCCCTGCCTCAGTCGGAGGCGACGAACCCAAGCCTTCCACTCCCATCGGGGCAGGTACTCAGTGGCAACTAA
- a CDS encoding Lrp/AsnC family transcriptional regulator translates to MEAYVLIQTEIGAVGKVLPAIRSLPLVTRADDVTGPYDIIALLQAETLPEIGSEVVEGIQVIEGVTRTLTCPVGHLQLEMLLPRPS, encoded by the coding sequence GTGGAGGCCTACGTCTTAATCCAGACAGAGATCGGAGCGGTTGGGAAAGTACTGCCAGCCATACGGTCATTGCCCTTGGTCACCCGCGCTGATGATGTCACCGGGCCGTACGACATCATCGCGTTGCTGCAGGCAGAGACGCTCCCAGAGATCGGTAGCGAGGTTGTCGAGGGCATTCAGGTCATTGAAGGAGTAACGCGTACCCTCACTTGCCCCGTCGGCCATCTGCAGCTTGAGATGCTCCTTCCTCGCCCCTCTTAG